The Neodiprion fabricii isolate iyNeoFabr1 chromosome 4, iyNeoFabr1.1, whole genome shotgun sequence genome window below encodes:
- the LOC124180703 gene encoding ichor: MQDRVQQHQQTASPPPPRDGISVTQSNILCSLLASTGVQDFPGSSVAEATSPDSLHGILSSLNVRIKSEEAPDSAPGPRGSADGPCSSVRDFNTSLLSTLLSTSRVSTSSTNAEAVATPNSVKSEYNQGLSNERTNCSSGVKVEYCCDVLDDPDENLAATSPYNVISTSQNRHSNRPRSGLQPGALSKEDLRRILQSTTTRCDDSPPSASDLIVGMKYETQQGGPQGAPPHLMGPNSGVEQSHHAVQGNNIVVGGSPAEVVGVDSILLSPWGETGTDFLDSADVKQTAAGFQDALDSYFLGNSVGVPSQSLAELRPLPPFTGYTGHLSINGIPGRHFHAIASQRPEGIPSSSPTPSSNQEFYDTQVVSSSTPCPQGSQKQVPQSTQQEDYDIEDIAAIISSAIADTTVPGGGNGPGSENDPSASRDEQWFELQDWMSVECSPKTQQQQQQQQQQQQQQQQQQQQQQQQQQHQQQQQQNNNSSPSPFSQMYGNANAGNANANSSQGQQHAASTMNNLLQNGTPLLYARLQAPNNSIQNASCGETPSSTSPYPPVSPPGRVSTSCSPDHPLHPSFTTPAMSRKRSRQPTGGQNASKKNPSTTTGLPYGTESGLIGGKEKPVHRCSICNRGFLNKSNIKVHLRTHTGEKPFRCEVCGKAFRQKAHLIKHQQIHKRIGRD, translated from the exons ATGCAGGATCG CGTGCAGCAGCACCAGCAAACGGcgtcgccgccgccgccgcgaGACGGGATATCGGTGACCCAAAGCAACATCCTCTGCTCGCTCCTGGCGTCGACCGGGGTCCAGGACTTCCCGGGGAGCAGCGTCGCCGAGGCGACCTCCCCCGACTCGCTGCACGGTATCCTGTCCTCCCTCAACGTCAGGATAAAGTCCGAGGAGGCTCCAGACTCAGCGCCAGGCCCCCGCGGCTCCGCCGACGGGCCCTGCAGCTCGGTCCGCGACTTCAACACCTCGCTCTTGAGCACGCTGCTTTCGACCTCCCGCGTCTCGACATCCTCGACGAACGCCGAAGCCGTCGCCACCCCGAACTCCGTAAAGTCCGAGTACAATCAGGGCCTCTCGAACGAGCGGACCAACTGCTCGTCCGGGGTCAAGGTCGAGTATTGCTGCGACGTCTTGgacgacccggacgaaaaccTCGCCGCCACCTCGCCCTACAACGTCATATCGACCTCCCAGAACCGCCACTCGAACAGACCGAGGTCCGGACTGCAGCCGGGCGCTCTGTCCAAGGAAGACCTGCGCCGGATACTCCAGTCCACGACGACGCGCTGCGACGATTCACCGCCGTCGGCTTCCGATCTCATCGTCGGCATGAAGTACGAGACCCAGCAGGGCGGGCCTCAGGGGGCCCCGCCGCACCTTATGGGCCCGAACTCGGGAGTCGAGCAGTCGCACCACGCGGTACAGGGGAACAACATAGTGGTGGGTGGCTCGCCGGCGGAGGTCGTCGGCGTCGACAGCATCCTCCTTTCGCCGTGGGGCGAGACGGGCACGGACTTCCTCGACTCGGCGGACGTGAAGCAAACGGCGGCCGGTTTCCAGGATGCTCTGGACAGCTACTTCCTCGGCAACTCGGTCGGAGTCCCTTCCCAGTCACTGGCCGAGCTGAGGCCGCTACCGCCGTTCACCGGGTACACCGGGCACCTCAGCATAAACGGCATCCCGGGTCGGCACTTTCACGCGATAGCGAGTCAGCGGCCCGAGGGGATCCCGTCCTCGTCGCCGACCCCCTCGTCGAATCAGGAGTTCTACGACACGCAGGTCGTCTCCTCGAGCACTCCGTGTCCCCAGGGCAGCCAGAAGCAGGTGCCGCAGTCGACGCAACAGGAGGACTACGACATCGAGGACATCGCGGCCATCATCAGCTCGGCGATAGCCGATACCACCGTACCTGGGGGCGGAAACGGACCCGGATCCGAGAACGATCCGAGCGCCTCGCGGGACGAACAGTGGTTCGAACTGCAGGACTGGATGTCCGTCGAGTGCTCGCCGAAGAcccaacagcagcaacagcaacagcagcagcagcagcagcagcaacagcagcagcagcaacaacagcaacagcagcagcaacatcagcaacagcaacagcagaaCAACAACTCGTCGCCGAGTCCCTTCTCTCAGATGTACGGTAACGCGAACGCGGGAAACGCCAACGCCAACTCGAGTCAGGGTCAGCAACACGCGGCGTCGACCATGAACAACCTGCTCCAGAACGGCACGCCGCTTCTTTACGCCCGACTGCAGGCGCCCAACAACAGCATCCAGAACGCCTCCTGCGGCGAGACACCCTCCTCGACGAGTCCCTATCCTCCGGTCAGTCCGCCGGGACGAGTTTCGACCTCCTGCAGTCCCGACCATCCCCTTCATCCGTCCTTCACCACCCCGGCGATGTCCAGAAAGCGGAGTAGACAACCAACGGGAGGACAAAACGCTTCGAAAAAGAACCCCTCGACCACCACGGGACTGCCTTACGGTACCGAGTCGGGACTGATAGGCGGCAAGGAGAAGCCCGTTCACAGGTGCTCGATATGCAACAGGGGATTCCTCAACAAGAGCAACATAAAGGTGCACCTGAGAACGCATACCGGGGAGAAACCGTTCAGGTGCGAAGTATGCGGCAAGGCGTTCAGGCAGAAGGCACACTTGATAAAGCACCAGCAGATACACAAGAGGATCGGACGGGATTAG